A portion of the Pseudomonas synxantha BG33R genome contains these proteins:
- a CDS encoding NAD(P)-dependent alcohol dehydrogenase: MYTAIGYAAQSATTPLAPMSFERRSPRVDDVAIEILYCGVCHSDIHQARNEWGIAVYPLMPGHEIVGKVTAVGANVTAHKVGDLVGVGCMVDSCRHCEACQSDLEQYCLEGPTMTYATPDRVDGSNTMGGYSDSIVVSEHFVVKIPARLDLASAAPILCAGITTYSPLKHYGVKAGDKVGILGMGGLGHMGIKFAKAMGAEVTLFTRSASKAEEGRRQGADHVIVSTDAEQMKAAAGHFDFLLDTIPVQHDLNPYLDVLRFDGVHILVGLIEPVDPPVNAAKLVLGRKVLAGSLIGGIAETQEVLDFCAEHNITCDIEMLDIRKINEAYTRMIAGDVKYRFVIDMASLKA; this comes from the coding sequence ATGTACACCGCCATCGGTTATGCCGCCCAGTCGGCCACCACTCCCCTCGCCCCTATGTCGTTTGAACGCCGCAGCCCGCGTGTCGATGACGTGGCCATCGAGATCCTCTACTGCGGCGTGTGCCACTCCGATATCCACCAGGCTCGCAACGAGTGGGGCATTGCCGTGTACCCGCTGATGCCGGGCCATGAAATTGTCGGTAAGGTCACCGCCGTCGGCGCCAACGTCACCGCGCATAAAGTCGGTGATCTGGTGGGCGTGGGCTGCATGGTGGATTCGTGCCGCCACTGCGAAGCCTGCCAGTCAGACCTTGAGCAATACTGCCTCGAAGGCCCGACCATGACCTACGCCACCCCGGACCGCGTGGATGGCAGCAACACCATGGGCGGCTACTCCGACAGCATCGTGGTCAGCGAGCATTTTGTGGTGAAGATCCCAGCCAGGCTCGACCTGGCCAGCGCTGCACCAATTCTGTGTGCAGGCATCACCACGTACTCGCCGCTCAAGCACTACGGCGTGAAGGCCGGCGACAAAGTCGGGATTCTCGGCATGGGCGGCCTGGGCCATATGGGCATCAAGTTCGCCAAGGCCATGGGCGCCGAGGTGACGCTGTTCACACGCTCGGCGAGCAAGGCTGAGGAAGGCCGCCGTCAGGGCGCCGACCATGTGATCGTGTCCACCGATGCCGAGCAGATGAAAGCCGCTGCCGGGCACTTCGACTTCCTGCTCGACACCATCCCGGTGCAGCACGACTTGAACCCCTACCTCGATGTACTGCGCTTTGACGGCGTGCATATCCTGGTCGGCCTGATCGAGCCGGTGGACCCGCCCGTCAATGCCGCGAAACTGGTGTTGGGCCGTAAAGTGCTGGCCGGTTCGCTGATCGGCGGCATTGCCGAAACCCAGGAAGTCCTGGATTTCTGCGCCGAGCACAACATCACCTGCGACATCGAAATGCTCGACATCCGCAAGATCAACGAGGCTTACACGCGCATGATCGCCGGTGACGTGAAGTACCGCTTCGTTATCGACATGGCGAGCCTCAAAGCCTGA
- a CDS encoding IclR family transcriptional regulator, with the protein MQENAHTPVKDAAPTGTQTLLRGLGVVHAVAAGARDLKEIARRIGTTRSTTHRLASCLVDERYLRVVPQVGYLLGPKLIELGFQAREELPLVSLAVPYLDELSALTGDTIHLAIREYDDVLYLHKNPGRNGPEMRSRVGHRMPLARTGIGKALLLDDSPQEWQRLYHASLPAAGKSLQWPQHPEQSWAQFEQRMGEYVAGGYAFDLEDNEPSIRCVAAPVRDAGGRIVAGISIASTVPYMPLEKMAELIPVIKQVAARLSAELGAKA; encoded by the coding sequence ATGCAGGAAAACGCCCACACCCCCGTCAAAGACGCCGCCCCCACCGGTACCCAAACCCTGTTGCGTGGCCTGGGCGTGGTGCACGCGGTGGCGGCTGGTGCGCGGGATCTGAAAGAGATTGCCCGGCGTATCGGCACCACGCGCAGTACCACGCACCGCCTGGCCAGTTGTCTGGTGGACGAGCGTTACCTGCGTGTAGTGCCGCAAGTCGGTTACCTGCTGGGGCCCAAGCTGATCGAGTTGGGCTTCCAGGCCCGTGAAGAGCTACCGTTGGTAAGCCTGGCGGTACCCTATCTGGACGAGTTGTCAGCCCTGACCGGCGACACCATCCACCTGGCGATCCGTGAATACGACGATGTGCTTTACCTGCACAAGAACCCTGGCCGCAATGGCCCGGAAATGCGCTCGCGGGTCGGCCACCGTATGCCGCTGGCGCGCACCGGTATCGGCAAGGCGTTGTTGCTGGATGATTCGCCGCAGGAGTGGCAGCGCCTGTACCACGCCAGCTTGCCGGCGGCGGGCAAAAGCCTGCAATGGCCGCAGCACCCGGAGCAATCCTGGGCGCAGTTCGAACAGCGCATGGGCGAGTATGTAGCGGGCGGGTATGCGTTCGACCTGGAAGACAACGAACCGTCTATTCGCTGTGTGGCCGCACCGGTGCGCGATGCCGGCGGGCGAATTGTCGCCGGCATCAGCATCGCCAGTACCGTGCCCTACATGCCGCTGGAGAAAATGGCCGAGCTGATCCCTGTGATCAAACAGGTCGCAGCCCGGCTGTCAGCGGAGTTGGGCGCCAAAGCCTGA
- the araH gene encoding L-arabinose ABC transporter permease AraH, with protein sequence MSEVKTAKGFWPGFNQRKFLDDWVMLLAALSIFVLSAVFIDNFLSPLNMRGLGLAISTVGIAACTMLFCLASGHFDLSVGSVIACAGVVAGIVIRDTDSVVLGVSAALAMGLVVGLINGIVIAKLRINALIATLATMQIVRGLAYIFSNGKAVGVMNEDFFVFGNGQLMGVPVPIIITVLCFVFFGWLLNYTTYGRNTMAIGGNQEAALLAGVNVDRTKIIIFAVHGLIGALAGVILASRMTSGQPMIGQGFELTVISACVLGGVSLSGGIGMIRHVIAGVLILAIIENAMNLKNIDTFYQYVIRGSILLLAVIIDRMKQR encoded by the coding sequence ATGTCTGAAGTTAAAACTGCAAAGGGTTTCTGGCCGGGGTTCAACCAGCGCAAGTTTCTCGACGACTGGGTGATGCTGCTGGCAGCGTTGAGCATCTTTGTACTCAGCGCGGTATTTATCGACAACTTCCTTTCGCCACTGAACATGCGCGGCCTGGGGCTAGCGATATCCACGGTGGGCATCGCCGCGTGCACCATGCTGTTCTGCCTGGCGTCGGGGCACTTCGACTTGTCAGTGGGGTCGGTGATCGCTTGTGCCGGGGTGGTGGCGGGCATCGTGATCCGTGACACCGACAGCGTGGTTCTCGGCGTGTCGGCGGCACTGGCCATGGGGCTGGTGGTGGGGCTGATCAACGGCATCGTGATTGCCAAGCTGCGCATCAATGCGTTGATTGCCACCTTGGCGACGATGCAGATCGTGCGCGGCCTGGCGTACATCTTCTCCAACGGCAAGGCAGTGGGGGTGATGAATGAAGATTTCTTCGTATTCGGCAATGGCCAACTGATGGGCGTACCGGTGCCAATCATCATCACTGTGCTGTGTTTCGTGTTCTTCGGTTGGTTGCTCAATTACACCACCTATGGGCGCAACACCATGGCCATTGGTGGTAACCAGGAAGCCGCGCTGCTGGCCGGGGTGAATGTCGATCGCACCAAGATCATCATCTTTGCCGTACACGGTTTGATCGGCGCATTGGCCGGGGTGATTCTCGCGTCGCGCATGACCTCGGGCCAGCCGATGATCGGCCAGGGTTTCGAGCTGACGGTGATCTCTGCGTGCGTGCTGGGCGGGGTATCGCTGAGCGGCGGCATCGGCATGATTCGCCATGTGATTGCCGGGGTGCTGATCCTGGCGATCATTGAGAACGCGATGAACCTGAAGAACATCGACACGTTTTACCAGTATGTGATTCGTGGTTCGATCCTGCTGCTGGCGGTCATCATCGACCGCATGAAGCAACGCTGA
- the araG gene encoding L-arabinose ABC transporter ATP-binding protein AraG — MTAAALRFDAIGKTFPGVKALDGISFTAHPGQVHALMGENGAGKSTLLKILGGAYIPSSGSVQIGAQVMAFKNAADSIANGVAVIHQELHLVPEMSVAENLFLGHLPTRFGVVNRGVLRQQALACLKGLADEIDPDEKLGRLSLGQRQLVEIAKALSRGANVIAFDEPTSSLSAREIDRLMAIIARLRDEGKVVLYVSHRMEEVFRICDAVTVFKDGRYVRTFEDMSTLTHDQLVTCMVGRDIQDIYDYRPREHGEVALKVDGLLGPGLRESISFEVRKGEVLGLFGLVGAGRTELFRLLSGLERTSAGSLQLCGQTLQLRSPRDAIAAGILLCPEDRKKEGIIPLGSVAENINISARDAHSTFGWLLREGWEKANADRQIQAMRVKTPNAAQKILYLSGGNQQKAILGRWLSMPMKVLLLDEPTRGIDIGAKSEIYQIIHNLAASGIAVIVVSSDLMEVMGISDRILVMSEGALSGELRRAQADEARLLQLALPRSRA, encoded by the coding sequence ATGACCGCTGCGGCCCTGCGTTTTGACGCGATCGGCAAAACCTTTCCTGGGGTCAAGGCGCTGGACGGCATCAGCTTCACCGCCCACCCCGGGCAGGTGCATGCCCTGATGGGCGAGAACGGTGCGGGCAAGTCGACCCTGCTGAAAATCCTCGGCGGCGCCTACATTCCCAGCAGCGGCAGCGTGCAGATCGGCGCGCAGGTCATGGCGTTCAAGAACGCTGCCGACAGCATCGCCAACGGTGTCGCGGTGATCCACCAGGAACTGCATCTGGTGCCGGAAATGAGTGTGGCCGAGAACCTGTTCCTCGGGCACTTGCCGACGCGTTTCGGTGTGGTCAACCGCGGCGTGCTGCGCCAGCAGGCGCTGGCATGTCTCAAGGGCCTGGCCGATGAGATCGACCCCGACGAGAAGCTCGGGCGCCTGTCCCTGGGCCAGCGCCAACTGGTGGAAATCGCCAAGGCGCTGTCCCGCGGTGCCAACGTGATCGCCTTCGATGAGCCGACCAGCAGTTTGTCGGCGCGGGAAATCGACCGGCTGATGGCAATCATTGCGCGCCTGCGCGACGAGGGCAAAGTGGTGCTTTACGTGTCGCACCGCATGGAAGAAGTGTTCCGTATCTGCGATGCGGTGACGGTGTTCAAGGACGGTCGCTACGTGCGCACCTTCGAAGACATGAGCACCCTGACCCACGACCAGTTGGTGACCTGCATGGTCGGTCGCGATATCCAGGACATCTACGACTACCGCCCACGCGAGCACGGCGAAGTGGCGCTCAAGGTAGACGGCCTGCTCGGCCCGGGCCTGCGCGAGTCGATCAGCTTTGAGGTGCGCAAGGGCGAGGTCCTTGGGCTGTTCGGGCTGGTGGGGGCAGGGCGCACCGAGCTGTTTCGCCTGCTCAGTGGGCTGGAGCGCACCAGCGCCGGCAGCCTGCAGCTGTGCGGGCAAACCCTGCAATTGCGCTCACCCCGCGACGCCATCGCCGCCGGTATCTTGCTGTGCCCGGAGGATCGCAAAAAGGAAGGCATCATCCCGCTGGGCAGCGTCGCCGAAAACATCAACATCAGTGCCCGGGATGCGCATTCCACCTTTGGCTGGCTGTTGCGCGAAGGCTGGGAGAAAGCTAACGCCGATCGGCAGATCCAGGCGATGCGGGTCAAAACCCCGAACGCGGCGCAGAAGATCCTATACCTCTCCGGCGGCAATCAGCAGAAAGCCATTCTCGGCCGCTGGCTATCGATGCCGATGAAGGTCCTGCTGCTGGACGAGCCCACCCGCGGTATCGACATCGGCGCCAAGTCGGAGATTTACCAGATCATCCATAACCTGGCGGCCAGCGGCATTGCGGTGATCGTGGTGTCCAGCGACCTGATGGAGGTGATGGGCATTTCCGACCGCATCCTGGTGATGAGCGAAGGCGCCCTGAGCGGTGAACTGCGCCGTGCCCAAGCGGATGAAGCGCGCCTGTTGCAACTGGCGCTCCCGCGTTCGCGGGCTTGA
- a CDS encoding substrate-binding domain-containing protein: protein MFKKTLGAVALAMVFSGFVSAEEVKIGFLVKQAEEPWFQTEWAFAEKAGKEHGFTVIKIAVPDGEKTLSAIDSLAANGAKGFVICPPDVSLGPAIVAKAKVNGLKVMAVDDRFVDAKGNFMEDVPYLGMAAFEVGQKQGAAMAAEAKKRSWDWKDTYAVINTFNELDTGKKRTDGSIKSLEDAGIPKDHILTAALKTLDVPGSMDATNSALVKLPSGAKNLIIGGMNDNTVLGGVRATESAGFKAANVIGIGINGTDAIGELKKADSGFFGSMLPSPHIEGYNTALAMYEWVTTGKEPAKYTAMDEVTLITRENFQEELTKIGLWK from the coding sequence ATGTTCAAGAAGACTCTTGGCGCTGTGGCGCTGGCGATGGTGTTCAGCGGCTTTGTATCGGCTGAAGAAGTGAAGATCGGCTTCCTGGTCAAGCAGGCCGAAGAGCCGTGGTTCCAGACTGAATGGGCCTTCGCCGAAAAAGCCGGCAAGGAGCATGGCTTCACCGTGATCAAGATCGCCGTGCCCGATGGCGAGAAAACCCTCTCGGCCATCGACAGCCTCGCCGCCAACGGCGCCAAGGGCTTTGTGATCTGCCCACCGGACGTGTCCCTGGGCCCGGCCATTGTCGCCAAGGCCAAGGTCAATGGCCTGAAAGTCATGGCCGTGGATGACCGCTTTGTCGATGCCAAGGGCAACTTCATGGAAGACGTACCGTACCTGGGCATGGCCGCGTTTGAAGTGGGCCAGAAACAAGGGGCCGCCATGGCCGCCGAAGCGAAAAAACGCAGCTGGGACTGGAAGGACACCTATGCGGTGATCAATACCTTCAACGAACTCGACACCGGCAAGAAGCGCACCGACGGCTCGATCAAATCCCTGGAAGACGCTGGTATTCCCAAGGATCACATCCTCACCGCCGCGCTTAAAACCCTCGACGTACCCGGCAGCATGGACGCCACCAACTCGGCCTTGGTCAAGCTGCCGAGCGGCGCGAAGAACCTGATCATCGGCGGCATGAACGACAACACGGTACTGGGCGGCGTGCGCGCCACCGAAAGTGCCGGTTTCAAGGCGGCCAACGTCATCGGCATCGGCATCAATGGCACCGACGCCATTGGCGAATTGAAGAAAGCCGACAGTGGTTTCTTCGGCTCCATGCTGCCGAGCCCGCATATCGAAGGCTATAACACCGCGCTGGCGATGTACGAATGGGTCACCACCGGCAAGGAACCTGCGAAGTACACCGCCATGGATGAAGTTACCCTGATCACCCGCGAGAACTTCCAGGAAGAGTTGACCAAAATCGGGTTGTGGAAATGA
- a CDS encoding SDR family oxidoreductase — translation MQAQPLSLPAVPEPTYGERLKNKVVIITGAAQGIGEAIVACFQAQQARLVIADIQGEKVEKVAACWRERGAEICAQPVDITSKEQWQALVNLAIERFGRVDVLVNCAGVNVFRAPLEMTDEDWRRCFAIDLDGAWFGCRAVLPHMIEQGIGNIINIASTHSSHIIPGCFPYPVAKHGLLGLTRALGIEYAPKGIRVNAIAPGYIETQLNVDYWNGFPDPRAERQRAFDLHPPKRIGQPIEVAMTALFLATDEAPFINATCLMIDGGRSVMYHD, via the coding sequence ATGCAGGCACAACCGTTGTCCCTACCCGCCGTGCCCGAGCCGACTTACGGCGAGCGGCTGAAGAACAAGGTGGTGATCATCACCGGCGCTGCGCAAGGCATTGGCGAGGCGATCGTGGCTTGCTTCCAGGCCCAGCAGGCGCGACTGGTGATTGCGGACATCCAGGGTGAAAAAGTCGAGAAAGTCGCCGCCTGTTGGCGCGAACGTGGCGCCGAGATTTGCGCACAACCTGTAGATATCACCTCCAAAGAGCAATGGCAGGCGCTGGTCAATCTCGCCATCGAGCGTTTTGGCCGGGTGGACGTACTGGTCAACTGCGCCGGGGTCAATGTGTTTCGCGCCCCGCTGGAAATGACCGACGAGGATTGGCGCCGCTGTTTCGCCATTGACCTTGATGGCGCCTGGTTCGGTTGCCGTGCAGTGCTGCCGCACATGATCGAGCAGGGCATCGGCAACATCATCAATATTGCCTCCACCCATTCCAGCCACATCATCCCCGGCTGCTTTCCTTATCCTGTCGCCAAGCATGGCCTGCTCGGCCTCACTCGCGCCCTGGGCATCGAATACGCGCCCAAGGGGATCCGCGTAAACGCTATCGCCCCGGGCTATATCGAAACCCAGCTTAACGTCGACTACTGGAACGGCTTTCCCGACCCCCGCGCCGAACGCCAGCGCGCGTTTGACTTGCACCCACCCAAGCGCATCGGCCAACCCATTGAGGTGGCGATGACCGCGCTGTTCCTGGCGACCGACGAGGCACCCTTTATCAACGCCACGTGCCTGATGATCGATGGCGGGCGTTCGGTGATGTACCACGACTAA
- a CDS encoding GNAT family N-acetyltransferase: protein MTIEIRPAVPSDAAQILSFITELAEYEKARHEVIASVVDIERSLFSEGATAHGLICLRDGLPIGFAVFFFSYSTWLGSNCLYLEDLYINPEQRGGGAGKKLLRHLAKIACDNGCGRFEWSVLDWNEPAIAFYKSIGAQPQEEWVRYRMEGEALRDFAQG, encoded by the coding sequence ATGACCATCGAGATTCGCCCCGCCGTACCCAGCGATGCTGCGCAGATCCTGAGTTTCATCACCGAGCTTGCCGAATATGAGAAAGCCCGGCACGAAGTGATCGCCAGCGTGGTGGATATCGAGCGCAGCCTGTTCAGCGAGGGCGCTACCGCCCATGGTCTGATCTGCCTGCGCGACGGTTTGCCGATTGGTTTTGCCGTGTTCTTTTTCAGCTACTCCACCTGGCTGGGCAGCAACTGCCTGTACCTGGAAGACTTGTATATCAACCCGGAGCAACGCGGCGGCGGAGCGGGCAAGAAGCTGTTGCGCCACCTGGCGAAGATTGCCTGTGATAACGGCTGTGGGCGTTTCGAGTGGAGCGTGCTGGACTGGAATGAACCAGCGATTGCCTTCTACAAATCCATCGGTGCCCAGCCTCAGGAGGAGTGGGTGCGCTATCGCATGGAAGGCGAGGCGCTGAGGGATTTTGCCCAAGGCTGA
- a CDS encoding MFS transporter, with protein MPTTSAVGTKTFALFCLASFLLSLSYGSTFLLSLLIHSRGGNEHDAGSVIATAMLSTFVAVVVSGHLADALGAARAIAGTGVMLVVACLGFALSPGFGQGLMLFGLSLGLGWGVFYTLGPIIVTLLVQPQQRAKYFALLSGSMLSGIGSGPLLGRAATALGLPLTTAFYIAGLASLAGVVMFWRMDAQFKQHANVPASKITWTASRRVLTSKAAFAILMVGLGGCVFGGLSSFQTSYALAYQLDYSLFFAGFLTAAITSRLLIAGFVVKRDAYQAACVLSGVMFGAVALFAFGVSGNFSYLVAAATLGVGYGLTYSVINGLVANEAPSGTMSQALLLFSLAYFIGVFGFPWLAGKMIVEFGLSTMLLSVLVIAALNWSITVARLIVRRVSIHKVIQVS; from the coding sequence ATGCCCACCACGTCTGCAGTTGGCACGAAGACATTCGCGCTGTTCTGCCTCGCCAGTTTCTTATTGTCGCTGTCCTACGGCTCGACCTTTTTGCTGTCGCTGCTGATTCATTCACGCGGCGGCAACGAGCACGACGCCGGCAGTGTTATTGCCACGGCAATGCTCAGCACTTTTGTGGCGGTGGTCGTTTCCGGGCACCTGGCGGATGCGCTGGGCGCAGCGCGAGCGATTGCGGGCACGGGTGTAATGCTGGTGGTGGCCTGCCTCGGGTTTGCCCTGTCCCCCGGGTTTGGCCAGGGCCTGATGTTGTTCGGGCTATCCCTGGGCTTGGGCTGGGGCGTGTTCTATACCCTGGGGCCGATCATCGTGACCCTGCTGGTGCAACCCCAGCAGCGCGCCAAGTATTTTGCCCTGCTGTCCGGCAGCATGTTGAGCGGGATCGGTTCCGGCCCGTTGCTCGGGCGCGCCGCCACCGCGCTGGGCTTGCCCCTGACGACAGCGTTCTACATTGCCGGGTTGGCCAGCCTTGCCGGGGTTGTGATGTTCTGGCGCATGGACGCGCAGTTCAAACAGCACGCAAACGTGCCGGCGTCGAAGATTACCTGGACAGCAAGCCGCCGCGTGCTGACGTCCAAGGCAGCGTTCGCCATCTTGATGGTCGGCCTGGGTGGCTGCGTGTTTGGTGGGTTGTCGTCATTCCAGACCAGCTATGCGCTGGCCTATCAGCTGGATTATTCACTGTTCTTCGCGGGTTTCCTGACTGCTGCGATCACCAGCCGGCTGCTGATCGCCGGCTTTGTGGTCAAGCGTGATGCCTATCAGGCTGCGTGCGTATTGTCCGGCGTCATGTTTGGCGCGGTTGCGCTATTCGCGTTCGGGGTGAGCGGTAACTTCAGCTATCTGGTGGCTGCCGCCACGCTGGGGGTCGGGTATGGCCTGACGTACTCGGTGATCAATGGGCTGGTGGCCAATGAAGCACCCAGCGGCACCATGTCCCAGGCATTATTGCTGTTCAGCCTGGCGTACTTTATCGGCGTCTTCGGGTTCCCGTGGCTCGCGGGCAAGATGATTGTCGAATTCGGCCTGTCGACGATGCTGTTGAGCGTACTGGTCATCGCGGCACTGAACTGGTCGATCACCGTGGCGCGCCTGATCGTGCGGCGAGTATCGATACATAAAGTGATACAGGTGAGCTGA
- a CDS encoding PfkB family carbohydrate kinase yields the protein MPRLLHTGQVIVDLVMALDTLPATGGDVLAKSASFEAGGGFNVMAAARRNGMSVVYLGRHGNGRFGDLARAAMQAEKIEMALTASSEKDTGLCVSLTEATTERTFISHIGAEGELSAEDLARIVPLADDYVYVSGYSLLLEGKAQPLIDWLLALPREIVVVFDPGPLVKAQDSVLMRALLARIDIWTSNGPEALAFTGALEIAAALPELSRHLPAQTLLVVRDGPNGCWVGRTGGIEHVPGFKVQAVDSNGAGDAHAGVFIAGLAQGLKPVEAARRANAAAALAVTRWGPATCPGAAEVDALANEYTPT from the coding sequence ATGCCTAGATTGCTGCATACCGGCCAGGTCATTGTCGACTTGGTCATGGCCCTCGACACCCTGCCGGCAACTGGCGGTGACGTACTGGCCAAATCTGCCAGTTTCGAAGCGGGTGGTGGCTTCAACGTCATGGCGGCGGCGCGGCGCAATGGGATGTCGGTGGTTTACCTTGGGCGCCACGGCAATGGCCGGTTTGGTGACTTGGCTCGCGCCGCGATGCAGGCTGAAAAGATTGAAATGGCATTGACTGCGAGCAGCGAGAAGGACACTGGTTTGTGTGTGTCCCTGACCGAGGCCACCACTGAGCGTACGTTCATTTCCCATATCGGCGCCGAAGGCGAATTGAGTGCCGAAGATTTGGCCAGGATCGTCCCGCTCGCCGATGACTACGTGTACGTCAGTGGCTACAGCCTGCTCCTTGAGGGCAAGGCGCAGCCGTTGATCGACTGGCTGCTGGCGCTGCCGCGAGAGATCGTAGTGGTGTTCGATCCTGGACCGCTGGTCAAGGCGCAGGATTCAGTCTTGATGCGGGCGTTGTTGGCACGTATCGATATCTGGACCAGCAATGGCCCGGAAGCTCTGGCGTTTACCGGTGCCCTTGAGATCGCCGCGGCGTTGCCTGAGTTGAGTCGACATCTGCCTGCGCAAACCTTGCTGGTCGTACGTGATGGGCCCAATGGTTGCTGGGTAGGGCGCACAGGGGGCATCGAGCATGTGCCCGGTTTCAAAGTGCAAGCGGTCGACAGCAACGGTGCGGGGGATGCGCACGCAGGGGTGTTTATTGCCGGCTTGGCGCAGGGCTTGAAACCTGTCGAGGCGGCGCGTCGAGCGAATGCTGCGGCGGCGTTGGCGGTGACACGTTGGGGGCCGGCTACTTGCCCAGGCGCAGCCGAAGTCGATGCACTAGCCAACGAATACACACCAACCTAA
- a CDS encoding purine-cytosine permease family protein, which produces MSSTSSGQSAGQLETRGIEPVPEGECNGHPLQLFWVWFAANISILGLPLGATLVAFRGLAIWQAIIVAILGAAGSFAVVGIISIAGRRGRAPSLTLSRAIFGVRGNIGPTVVSLMSRLGWETVNTTTAAFVLLSLCSILFGSAVEAKSAPLLTLIFIAIFVLLTLAVSGLGHATLLVIQKWATYVFGGLNILVGGFLCATIDWSAVFNATPAPLSAMIIGVGTMAAGTGIGWANAGADMSRYQHRSVKAVRLVASAAFGAGIPLVLLITLGGLLSVGNNDLASATDPIIAIRDMLPTWMAVPYLITAFGGLLLSNNLSVYSAGLTTLTLGLKVKRVHAVIVDIVAIFAGSIYFMLIADSFYGPFITFISLLAVPITAWVGIFVVDLMHRHYYSPKDLLDVSPSSAYWYRGGVEWRAFGAWAVAIVLGFCFTTIGTTAQNIWFAGPLSDSWLGHNGLGWIVTFLVAGGLYAVLGGASDRRPALVEGTHA; this is translated from the coding sequence ATGAGCAGCACCTCTAGTGGCCAAAGCGCCGGGCAGTTGGAAACACGCGGCATCGAGCCGGTCCCGGAAGGCGAGTGCAACGGCCATCCGCTGCAACTGTTCTGGGTATGGTTTGCCGCCAATATCAGCATCCTCGGCTTGCCGCTCGGCGCAACGTTGGTCGCGTTTCGGGGCCTGGCCATCTGGCAGGCGATCATCGTCGCAATCCTTGGCGCAGCGGGCTCCTTCGCGGTAGTGGGCATCATCTCCATCGCCGGCCGCCGTGGTCGCGCGCCCAGCCTGACGTTATCCCGCGCTATCTTTGGCGTACGCGGCAATATCGGCCCGACCGTGGTCTCGCTGATGTCGCGCCTGGGTTGGGAAACCGTCAATACCACCACGGCCGCCTTTGTGTTGCTGTCCTTGTGTTCGATCCTGTTCGGTTCGGCGGTAGAGGCGAAAAGCGCCCCCTTACTCACGTTGATCTTCATCGCCATCTTTGTACTGCTGACCCTGGCAGTGTCCGGCCTCGGCCACGCCACGCTGCTGGTGATCCAGAAGTGGGCCACCTATGTCTTTGGCGGTTTGAATATCCTGGTGGGCGGCTTTCTGTGTGCCACTATCGACTGGAGCGCGGTGTTCAATGCCACACCTGCGCCGTTGAGCGCGATGATCATCGGCGTCGGCACCATGGCCGCCGGCACCGGCATTGGGTGGGCCAACGCCGGTGCCGATATGTCGCGCTACCAGCACCGCAGCGTCAAGGCTGTGCGCCTGGTGGCCAGCGCCGCCTTTGGCGCGGGCATCCCGCTGGTGTTGCTGATTACCCTTGGTGGCCTGCTGTCAGTGGGTAACAACGACCTGGCGTCGGCCACCGACCCCATCATCGCGATCCGCGACATGCTGCCCACCTGGATGGCGGTGCCTTACCTGATCACCGCATTCGGCGGGCTGTTGCTGTCGAATAACCTGTCGGTGTATTCGGCCGGTCTTACCACCCTGACCCTGGGTTTGAAGGTCAAGCGCGTGCACGCGGTGATTGTCGATATCGTGGCGATCTTTGCCGGTTCCATCTATTTCATGCTGATCGCCGACAGCTTCTATGGCCCCTTCATCACCTTCATTTCGTTGCTGGCGGTGCCGATTACGGCGTGGGTCGGGATCTTCGTGGTCGACCTGATGCACCGGCATTACTACAGCCCCAAGGACTTGCTGGATGTCAGTCCGAGCAGCGCTTACTGGTATCGCGGCGGTGTGGAGTGGCGTGCGTTCGGCGCCTGGGCCGTGGCTATCGTGCTGGGGTTCTGCTTCACCACCATCGGCACCACCGCGCAAAATATCTGGTTCGCCGGGCCGCTGTCCGACTCCTGGTTGGGCCACAACGGCCTGGGCTGGATCGTCACATTCCTGGTCGCAGGCGGCCTTTATGCGGTACTGGGCGGCGCGTCTGATCGTCGCCCGGCTTTGGTAGAGGGTACCCATGCCTAG